In Actinobacillus indolicus, a single genomic region encodes these proteins:
- the leuS gene encoding leucine--tRNA ligase: MQQQYNPSAIEPKVQQYWAENKVFKAIKDESKPKYYCLSMFPYPSGRLHMGHVRNYTIGDVVSRYQRMNGKNVLQPMGWDAFGLPAEGAAVKNKTAPAKWTYENIEYMKGQLKLLGFGFDWDREIATCKPEYYKWEQWFFTELYKKGLVYKKTSTVNWCPNDETVLANEQVHEGCCWRCDTPVEQKEIPQWFIKITDYAEQLLNDLDRLPLWPDQVKTMQRNWIGRSEGVEITFKVKGTDQTLPVYTTRPDTFFGVSYVAVAAAHPLATLAAENNPALAAFIQEAKNTKVAEADIATMEKKGMATGLFAIHPLTGEEVPVWVANFVLMHYGTGAVMAVPAHDERDFEFAQKYNLPIKQVIAPLDGSEWDFSKAAMTEHGKLINSSEFNGLDFDGAFKGIADKLEGMGIGKRQVNYRLRDWGVSRQRYWGAPIPMLTLENGETVTVPMQDLPVVLPEDVVMDGVKSPIKADPEWAKTTYNGQPALRETDTFDTFMESSWYYARYASPQYQQGMLDKEEANYWLPVDQYIGGIEHATMHLLYFRFFHKLLRDAGFVTSDEPTEKLLCQGMVLADAYYYTSPTNERIWVSPTEVTVERDEKGRILKAFDKEGRALVHSGMTKMSKSKNNGIDPQEMVEKYGADTVRLFMMFASPAEMTLEWQESGVEGAKRFLGRLWNLAYEYAQSPATVALDPTALSKEQKDLRRDVHKTIAKVSDDIGRRQTFNTAIAAIMELMNKLTKAPLANDQDKAVMAEALNAVIRMLYPITPHICFELWQALGNEGSIDFAPWVVADEKAMVEDEKLVVVQVNGKVRGKITVSATATEDEVKAIAKADENVAKYLEGVEIVKEIYVPFKMLSFAVKG, from the coding sequence ATGCAACAACAATACAATCCAAGTGCGATTGAACCTAAAGTTCAACAATACTGGGCTGAAAATAAAGTTTTCAAAGCAATTAAAGACGAAAGCAAACCGAAATATTACTGTTTATCTATGTTCCCGTATCCGTCAGGTCGTCTGCATATGGGGCACGTGCGTAACTATACGATAGGAGATGTGGTTTCTCGTTATCAGCGTATGAACGGCAAAAATGTGTTACAACCGATGGGGTGGGACGCATTCGGTTTGCCTGCAGAAGGCGCTGCGGTAAAAAATAAAACCGCACCAGCAAAATGGACGTATGAAAATATTGAATATATGAAAGGTCAGCTCAAGTTATTGGGCTTTGGTTTTGACTGGGATCGTGAAATTGCGACTTGTAAGCCTGAATACTACAAATGGGAACAATGGTTCTTCACCGAATTGTATAAAAAAGGCTTGGTATATAAGAAAACCTCAACAGTCAACTGGTGTCCGAATGATGAAACGGTGTTAGCGAATGAGCAAGTTCACGAAGGCTGTTGCTGGCGTTGTGATACTCCAGTGGAACAAAAAGAAATTCCACAATGGTTTATTAAAATTACTGATTATGCGGAGCAATTGTTAAATGACTTAGATCGTCTTCCGTTATGGCCGGATCAAGTCAAAACCATGCAACGCAACTGGATCGGCCGTTCTGAAGGGGTTGAAATTACTTTTAAAGTAAAAGGCACTGATCAAACCTTGCCTGTTTACACTACTCGTCCGGATACGTTCTTTGGTGTGAGCTATGTGGCAGTGGCTGCGGCTCACCCATTAGCAACCCTTGCGGCAGAAAACAATCCTGCATTAGCTGCCTTTATTCAAGAAGCGAAAAATACCAAAGTGGCGGAAGCAGATATTGCCACAATGGAGAAAAAAGGTATGGCAACAGGGTTGTTTGCTATTCATCCATTAACAGGCGAAGAAGTTCCTGTTTGGGTCGCTAACTTTGTGTTGATGCACTACGGCACTGGGGCGGTAATGGCTGTGCCTGCTCACGATGAGCGTGATTTTGAATTTGCTCAAAAATACAATTTACCAATTAAACAGGTGATCGCACCGCTTGATGGTTCTGAATGGGATTTCAGCAAAGCGGCAATGACTGAACATGGTAAATTGATTAACTCTTCAGAATTTAACGGTTTAGATTTTGATGGTGCTTTCAAAGGCATTGCGGATAAATTAGAAGGAATGGGGATCGGTAAACGTCAAGTTAATTACCGCTTGCGTGACTGGGGTGTTTCTCGCCAACGTTACTGGGGAGCGCCAATTCCAATGCTTACCCTTGAAAACGGTGAAACTGTGACTGTACCAATGCAAGATTTACCTGTGGTGTTACCTGAAGATGTGGTGATGGACGGCGTGAAAAGCCCGATCAAAGCAGATCCAGAATGGGCGAAAACCACTTATAACGGTCAGCCAGCGTTGAGAGAAACAGATACTTTCGATACCTTTATGGAGTCTTCTTGGTATTATGCACGTTATGCGTCACCACAATATCAACAAGGTATGTTAGACAAAGAAGAAGCAAACTACTGGCTACCTGTGGATCAATATATCGGCGGTATCGAACACGCAACAATGCACTTGCTCTACTTCCGCTTCTTCCACAAATTACTGCGTGATGCAGGTTTCGTGACCAGCGATGAACCGACAGAAAAATTACTCTGTCAAGGTATGGTGTTAGCAGACGCTTATTACTACACCAGCCCGACCAATGAACGTATTTGGGTGTCACCAACAGAAGTGACCGTTGAACGTGATGAAAAAGGGCGTATTTTGAAAGCCTTTGACAAAGAAGGGCGTGCATTGGTACACAGCGGTATGACCAAAATGTCAAAATCGAAAAACAACGGTATTGACCCACAAGAAATGGTGGAAAAATATGGTGCGGATACAGTGCGTCTATTTATGATGTTTGCTTCCCCAGCGGAAATGACATTAGAATGGCAAGAGTCTGGCGTAGAAGGGGCGAAACGTTTCTTAGGTCGTCTTTGGAACTTGGCTTATGAGTATGCACAATCGCCGGCCACTGTTGCATTAGATCCTACGGCATTAAGCAAAGAACAAAAAGATTTACGCCGTGACGTACATAAAACCATTGCGAAAGTGAGTGATGACATTGGTCGCCGCCAAACATTCAATACTGCGATTGCGGCAATTATGGAATTGATGAATAAGCTCACCAAAGCACCGCTTGCTAATGATCAAGACAAAGCAGTGATGGCTGAAGCATTAAATGCGGTGATTCGTATGCTCTACCCAATCACCCCGCATATCTGCTTTGAACTATGGCAAGCCTTAGGCAATGAGGGTTCAATCGACTTTGCACCTTGGGTGGTGGCAGATGAAAAAGCAATGGTAGAAGATGAAAAACTCGTTGTGGTGCAAGTAAATGGTAAAGTGCGAGGTAAAATTACCGT
- a CDS encoding sulfurtransferase TusA family protein, with protein MRYILDTNGHLCPFPLMEAKKKIVELETGDELLIQFTCAEATENLPRWAAENGYPVTHFAQVDDAAWEIVIQKA; from the coding sequence ATGCGTTATATACTTGATACGAATGGACATTTATGCCCTTTTCCATTAATGGAAGCCAAAAAGAAAATCGTTGAATTGGAGACTGGCGATGAATTGCTAATTCAATTTACCTGTGCTGAAGCCACCGAAAACTTACCCCGTTGGGCAGCTGAAAATGGTTATCCAGTTACTCATTTTGCTCAGGTAGATGATGCAGCTTGGGAAATTGTGATTCAGAAAGCATAA
- a CDS encoding YeeE/YedE family protein, with protein MFWSFLSALLIGGLLGFVFQRSRFCLTGGFRDMYLAKNHRMFYALLIAISVQSIGVLTLMELGYIGSPYKDFSLFSIVIGSILFGISIILASGCATGTWYHAGEGLISSWVALIMYMISAAAMRFGALSDFTKAMGQYGKMNENLAATLGISVWWLVALLIVVTAFGVYKILSKPTLKMATLPARYTGLRHYLFEKKLHPFVAGILVGLLAFAAWAVNGLDGKTAGLGITGPSANIVMFLTTGEMKRINWGVFLVLGIMLGSYIAAKGSREFKWRMPDLKTFRNSVVGGLLMGFGASLAGGCTIGNGLTATAVMSAKGWISLFFIMVGVWIMCYFVYVRPTKQIN; from the coding sequence ATGTTTTGGTCATTTCTCTCAGCCTTGCTAATCGGCGGATTACTTGGCTTTGTCTTTCAACGCTCTCGTTTCTGCTTAACCGGTGGTTTTCGAGATATGTATCTTGCAAAAAATCATCGAATGTTTTATGCCTTGTTAATCGCCATTTCGGTGCAAAGCATTGGTGTTTTAACCTTGATGGAACTTGGTTACATCGGTTCGCCTTATAAAGATTTCTCGCTGTTTTCCATTGTGATTGGATCGATTCTATTTGGTATTAGTATTATCCTTGCCAGCGGTTGTGCGACAGGAACGTGGTATCACGCAGGAGAAGGCTTAATCAGCAGTTGGGTGGCATTGATTATGTATATGATTAGTGCAGCAGCTATGCGATTTGGTGCATTAAGCGATTTCACGAAGGCAATGGGACAATACGGCAAGATGAATGAAAATCTTGCTGCGACATTAGGGATTTCGGTTTGGTGGCTTGTGGCGTTATTAATTGTAGTAACGGCTTTTGGCGTATATAAAATCCTGAGCAAACCGACGCTTAAAATGGCAACATTGCCTGCTCGTTATACAGGGCTTCGTCATTATCTTTTTGAGAAAAAATTACATCCATTTGTTGCAGGTATTTTGGTTGGTTTGCTCGCTTTTGCCGCTTGGGCGGTCAATGGCTTAGATGGCAAAACGGCTGGTTTAGGTATCACTGGCCCTTCCGCAAACATTGTGATGTTTTTAACCACCGGCGAAATGAAACGGATTAACTGGGGTGTTTTCCTTGTATTAGGGATTATGCTTGGATCTTATATTGCCGCAAAAGGCAGCCGTGAATTTAAATGGAGAATGCCTGATCTCAAAACCTTCCGTAATAGTGTAGTCGGTGGATTATTGATGGGCTTCGGTGCTTCCCTTGCGGGTGGTTGTACTATCGGCAATGGCTTAACGGCAACTGCCGTGATGAGTGCTAAAGGTTGGATATCGCTCTTTTTCATTATGGTTGGTGTATGGATTATGTGTTATTTCGTTTACGTCCGACCAACAAAACAAATCAATTAA
- the thrS gene encoding threonine--tRNA ligase, with the protein MPIITLPDGSQRQFDNPVSVMEVAQSIGAGLAKATIAGRVNGERRDASDIISEDATLEIITAKDEDGLEIIRHSTAHLLGHAIKQLFPNVKMAIGPTIDNGFYYDIDLDRSLTQEDLDALEARMLELAKTNYDVVKKRVSWQEARDTFESRGELYKMAILDENISKDDRPALYHHEEYIDMCRGPHVPNMRFCHHFKLQKVAGAYWRGDSKNKMLQRIYGTAWADKKQLADYLHRLEEAAKRDHRKIGKALDLYHMQEEAPGMVFWHNDGWTIFRELETFVRTKLKEYDYQEVKGPFMMDRVLWERTGHWQNYADLMFTTQSENREYAIKPMNCPGHVQIFNQGLKSYRDLPIRMAEFGSCHRNEPSGSLHGLMRVRGFTQDDAHIFCTEEQIESEVTSCIKMVYDIYSTFGFENIAVKLSTRPENRIGDDAMWDRAEEGLANALRNNGLEYEIQEGEGAFYGPKIEFALRDCLDREWQCGTVQLDFALPGRLDASYVAEDNGRRTPVMIHRAILGSIERFIGIITEEYAGFFPAWLAPTQVVVMNITDSQAEYVQQVVKQLSDAGLRVKADLRNEKVGFKVREHTLRRVPYMLVCGDKEIAEGKVSVRTRKGADLGTYKVEEFVEMLKKQVRGRELKLLGEE; encoded by the coding sequence ATGCCAATTATTACTTTACCTGATGGCTCACAACGCCAATTCGACAATCCCGTTTCTGTGATGGAAGTGGCTCAAAGTATTGGTGCAGGTCTTGCGAAAGCAACGATTGCAGGGCGTGTAAACGGTGAACGCCGTGATGCTTCTGACATTATCAGCGAAGATGCTACCCTTGAAATTATTACCGCAAAAGATGAAGACGGTTTAGAAATCATTCGTCACTCTACAGCACACTTACTTGGTCACGCTATCAAGCAGCTTTTCCCGAACGTGAAAATGGCGATCGGCCCGACAATCGACAACGGTTTCTATTATGATATTGATTTAGACCGCTCTTTAACGCAGGAAGATCTTGATGCACTTGAAGCACGTATGTTGGAACTGGCGAAAACCAATTACGATGTGGTAAAAAAACGTGTGAGCTGGCAGGAAGCGAGAGATACGTTTGAAAGCCGTGGCGAGTTGTACAAAATGGCGATTTTGGACGAAAATATCAGTAAAGATGATCGTCCGGCACTTTATCATCACGAAGAATATATTGATATGTGTCGTGGTCCACACGTGCCGAATATGCGTTTTTGCCATCACTTCAAATTACAAAAAGTGGCAGGGGCATACTGGCGTGGCGACAGCAAAAATAAAATGTTGCAACGTATTTACGGTACGGCGTGGGCGGATAAAAAACAACTTGCCGACTATTTACACCGTTTAGAAGAAGCGGCAAAACGTGACCACCGTAAAATCGGTAAAGCGTTAGATTTATACCATATGCAAGAAGAAGCGCCGGGTATGGTGTTCTGGCACAATGACGGCTGGACGATTTTCCGTGAGCTTGAAACTTTCGTACGTACCAAATTAAAAGAATACGATTACCAAGAAGTAAAAGGTCCGTTTATGATGGACAGAGTGCTTTGGGAGCGTACTGGTCACTGGCAAAACTATGCGGATTTAATGTTCACCACCCAATCAGAAAACCGTGAGTATGCAATTAAACCAATGAACTGCCCAGGTCACGTTCAGATTTTCAATCAAGGCTTAAAATCTTACCGTGATTTACCAATTCGTATGGCGGAGTTTGGTTCTTGCCATCGTAACGAACCATCGGGTTCATTACACGGTTTAATGCGTGTGCGTGGTTTTACTCAAGACGATGCACATATTTTCTGTACAGAAGAGCAAATTGAAAGTGAAGTAACCAGCTGTATCAAAATGGTTTACGACATTTACAGTACCTTCGGTTTTGAAAACATTGCCGTAAAACTTTCAACACGCCCGGAAAACCGTATCGGCGATGACGCTATGTGGGATCGTGCCGAAGAAGGGCTTGCAAACGCATTACGCAATAACGGCTTGGAATATGAAATTCAAGAGGGTGAAGGTGCATTCTATGGTCCGAAAATTGAGTTTGCCTTACGTGACTGTTTAGACCGTGAATGGCAATGTGGTACGGTGCAATTAGACTTTGCTTTACCGGGACGTTTAGATGCCTCTTATGTGGCAGAAGACAATGGTCGCCGTACTCCAGTGATGATCCACCGTGCGATTTTAGGCTCAATCGAGCGTTTCATCGGTATTATCACCGAAGAATACGCAGGCTTCTTCCCAGCATGGTTAGCCCCAACCCAAGTGGTGGTGATGAACATTACCGACAGCCAAGCGGAATACGTTCAACAAGTGGTGAAACAACTTTCTGACGCAGGCTTGCGTGTGAAAGCAGATTTACGCAACGAAAAAGTCGGCTTTAAAGTGCGTGAACACACCTTACGCCGTGTGCCATATATGCTTGTTTGCGGTGATAAAGAAATCGCTGAAGGCAAAGTGTCTGTGCGTACTCGCAAAGGTGCGGATTTAGGCACATACAAAGTGGAAGAGTTTGTCGAAATGCTCAAAAAACAAGTACGCGGACGTGAGTTGAAGTTACTTGGGGAAGAGTAG
- a CDS encoding acyltransferase, with protein sequence MHEQVGVSSNILKSIFYDIDRLGVPLFFMLSGALILPKVVNTDILSFYKKRIPQFIILLFIYSFLTTLVHKLTVGIPLLKSIQDSFKWHNGLYPANIGSAIQLWYMYSIIGLYLIAPFLAKLLDRLTNKEIILFLFISVLLTQFKDTAIQGFRLNIDILPRIGTNMMGAYLNFFILGYLLIHRNIKLSILSSFLLLIVPIIISLIREIHKNEFIGGLHWYSSSLQILLSSIGLLSLLRIYFENKARSKFIEFLSVYSFGVYLLHYIFIYIFKSIIDFSSLSFTAKLMALFIPSFICSYIFAWLLSKHRITRFFVM encoded by the coding sequence ATTCATGAACAAGTAGGTGTTAGTTCAAATATATTAAAAAGCATCTTTTACGATATTGATCGTTTGGGTGTTCCATTGTTTTTTATGCTTTCTGGTGCGCTTATTTTACCTAAAGTAGTTAATACCGATATACTTTCTTTTTATAAAAAACGAATTCCTCAATTTATTATCTTGCTTTTTATTTATTCATTTCTTACGACATTAGTCCATAAGTTAACTGTTGGTATCCCATTGCTGAAAAGTATTCAGGATAGCTTCAAATGGCATAATGGGCTATATCCAGCCAATATAGGTTCAGCAATTCAGCTATGGTATATGTATTCCATTATTGGTTTATATTTAATAGCTCCATTTCTTGCTAAATTATTAGATAGATTAACGAATAAAGAAATCATTTTGTTTTTATTCATTAGTGTCTTGCTAACTCAGTTTAAAGATACGGCTATACAGGGCTTTAGATTAAATATAGATATTCTTCCTCGTATTGGAACTAATATGATGGGAGCATACCTAAACTTTTTCATACTCGGATATCTTTTAATTCATCGAAATATTAAATTAAGTATTTTAAGTTCTTTTCTGTTATTGATTGTCCCAATAATTATATCTCTAATAAGAGAAATTCATAAAAATGAATTTATTGGCGGGTTACATTGGTATAGTTCATCATTACAAATTCTATTATCTAGTATAGGTTTGCTCAGTTTATTAAGGATTTATTTTGAGAATAAAGCTAGAAGTAAATTTATTGAATTTTTATCTGTTTATTCTTTTGGTGTTTATTTACTTCATTATATTTTTATATACATTTTTAAATCTATAATTGATTTTTCATCACTCAGTTTTACAGCAAAACTGATGGCTCTTTTTATTCCGAGTTTTATCTGCTCTTACATTTTTGCTTGGTTATTATCTAAACATCGGATTACAAGGTTCTTTGTTATGTAG
- the grxD gene encoding Grx4 family monothiol glutaredoxin encodes METIERIQKQISENPILLYMKGSPKFPSCGFSARAVEAVINCQVPFGYVDILTNPDIRAELPKYANWPTFPQLWVEGELIGGCDIVLEMFQKGELQALLKEVAERHPA; translated from the coding sequence ATGGAAACTATCGAAAGAATCCAAAAACAAATCAGCGAGAACCCAATTCTACTTTATATGAAAGGTTCACCAAAATTCCCATCTTGCGGTTTCTCTGCTCGTGCAGTAGAAGCGGTAATCAACTGCCAAGTGCCTTTTGGTTATGTTGATATTTTAACTAACCCAGATATTCGTGCAGAACTACCAAAATACGCAAACTGGCCAACTTTCCCACAATTATGGGTAGAGGGTGAATTAATCGGCGGTTGTGACATCGTGCTTGAGATGTTCCAAAAAGGCGAATTACAAGCGTTATTAAAAGAAGTTGCTGAAAGACATCCTGCTTAA
- the ettA gene encoding energy-dependent translational throttle protein EttA, with product MSTQFVYTMHRVGKVVPPKRHILKDISLSFFPGAKIGVLGLNGAGKSTLLRIMAGIDKEIEGEARPQPGIKIGYLPQEPKLDPQQTVREAIEEAVSEVKNALTRLDEVYAAYADENADFDKLAAEQAQLEAIIQAHDGHNLDNQLERAADALRLPDWDAKIEHLSGGERRRVALCRLLLEKPDMLLLDEPTNHLDAESVAWLERFLHDYEGTVVAITHDRYFLDNVAGWILELDRGEGIPWEGNYSSWLEQKEKRLEQEQATENARQKSIAKELEWVRQNPKGRQAKSKARMARFEELNSGEYQKRNETNELFIPPGPRLGDKVIEVSNLTKSYGDRTLIDDLSFSIPKGAIVGIIGANGAGKSTLFRMLSGQEQPDSGSIVMGETVVLASVDQFRDAMDDKKTVWEEVSNGQDILTIGNFEIPSRAYVGRFNFKGVDQQKRVGELSGGERGRLHLAKLLQAGGNVLLLDEPTNDLDVETLRALENAILEFPGCAMVISHDRWFLDRIATHILDYGDEGKVTFYEGNFSDYEEWKKKTFGAEATQPHRMKYKRIAK from the coding sequence ATGTCCACACAATTTGTTTACACGATGCACCGTGTCGGAAAAGTCGTTCCGCCGAAGCGTCATATTTTGAAAGACATCTCATTGAGCTTCTTCCCTGGGGCTAAAATTGGGGTGTTAGGTTTAAATGGTGCAGGTAAATCTACCCTGTTACGCATTATGGCTGGGATCGATAAAGAGATCGAAGGGGAAGCTCGTCCACAACCCGGGATCAAAATCGGTTATCTTCCGCAAGAGCCAAAATTAGATCCGCAACAAACCGTACGTGAAGCCATTGAAGAAGCGGTTTCAGAAGTGAAAAATGCACTCACTCGTTTAGATGAAGTTTATGCAGCTTATGCCGATGAAAATGCGGATTTCGACAAACTTGCAGCTGAACAAGCACAATTAGAAGCGATTATTCAAGCTCACGATGGTCACAATTTGGATAACCAGTTAGAACGTGCGGCAGATGCGTTACGTTTACCGGATTGGGACGCTAAAATCGAACATCTTTCAGGGGGTGAACGCCGCCGTGTGGCACTTTGCCGTTTGTTGCTCGAAAAACCGGATATGTTGTTATTAGACGAACCAACCAACCACTTAGACGCAGAGTCGGTGGCGTGGTTAGAGCGTTTCTTACACGACTATGAAGGCACGGTAGTAGCAATTACCCACGACCGTTACTTCTTAGACAACGTGGCAGGCTGGATCTTAGAGCTTGACCGTGGTGAAGGTATTCCTTGGGAAGGTAACTACTCTTCTTGGTTAGAGCAAAAAGAGAAACGCTTAGAGCAAGAACAAGCGACGGAAAATGCTCGCCAAAAATCCATTGCCAAAGAGTTGGAATGGGTACGCCAAAATCCGAAAGGTCGTCAAGCAAAAAGCAAGGCGCGTATGGCACGCTTTGAAGAGCTTAATTCAGGCGAATATCAAAAACGTAACGAAACTAACGAACTCTTTATTCCACCTGGTCCACGCTTAGGGGATAAAGTAATTGAAGTGAGTAACCTAACTAAATCTTATGGCGACCGTACTTTAATTGACGATTTATCTTTCAGCATTCCGAAAGGGGCGATTGTGGGGATCATCGGGGCGAACGGTGCAGGTAAATCAACCTTATTCCGTATGCTTTCAGGTCAAGAACAACCAGATAGCGGTTCAATCGTGATGGGAGAAACGGTGGTGCTTGCCTCTGTAGATCAGTTCCGTGATGCAATGGACGACAAAAAAACCGTATGGGAAGAAGTCTCAAACGGACAAGATATTTTAACCATCGGCAACTTTGAAATTCCAAGCCGTGCTTATGTTGGACGCTTTAACTTCAAAGGCGTGGATCAACAAAAACGTGTCGGCGAATTATCAGGCGGTGAGCGTGGTCGTTTACACCTTGCGAAATTGTTACAAGCGGGCGGAAACGTCTTATTATTAGACGAACCAACCAACGACCTTGACGTTGAAACCTTGCGTGCGTTAGAAAATGCGATCTTAGAATTCCCTGGCTGTGCAATGGTTATCTCGCACGACCGTTGGTTCTTAGACCGTATCGCCACCCACATTTTAGATTACGGTGATGAAGGTAAAGTAACCTTCTACGAAGGTAACTTCTCAGACTACGAAGAGTGGAAAAAGAAAACCTTTGGTGCAGAAGCCACTCAACCACATCGTATGAAATATAAGCGTATTGCGAAGTAA
- a CDS encoding outer membrane protein assembly factor BamD gives MRKLSSVASLVLAGLLIVGCSSSSKENEFAGIPAQDLYSQGQSYLQEGDYTNAIRYLDAVDVRAAQGAYGEQVQLSLIYANYKLGEYYKALDAAERFVRAYPNSASMDYVYYLAALSNARLGDNWIQDFFSVNRSSRAVESVRNAYGSFQTLVQQYPQSQYAQDAQNWMAYLKNRLAEHELKIAEYYMERDAYVAVANRVEEMLRFYPDSRATNEALPLLQQSFEAMGIQDSAQKVAAMIEANKNKEFPEATKPAYGEQF, from the coding sequence ATGCGTAAATTATCTTCCGTAGCATCACTTGTTCTTGCTGGACTTTTAATCGTAGGTTGTTCTAGCTCTTCTAAAGAAAATGAATTTGCAGGTATTCCTGCTCAAGATCTTTATAGTCAAGGGCAATCATACCTTCAAGAAGGTGATTATACGAATGCCATTCGTTATTTAGATGCCGTAGATGTACGTGCAGCTCAAGGAGCTTATGGTGAACAAGTACAACTAAGCTTAATTTATGCAAATTATAAATTAGGTGAATATTATAAAGCATTAGATGCTGCGGAACGCTTTGTTCGAGCTTATCCAAACAGTGCAAGTATGGACTATGTTTATTATCTTGCAGCATTAAGTAACGCTCGTCTAGGCGATAACTGGATTCAAGATTTCTTTAGCGTAAATCGCTCTTCTCGTGCAGTAGAAAGTGTTAGAAATGCTTACGGTAGCTTCCAAACACTCGTTCAACAATATCCACAGAGTCAATATGCACAAGATGCACAAAACTGGATGGCATATTTAAAAAATCGTTTAGCAGAACACGAGTTAAAAATTGCTGAATACTATATGGAACGCGATGCCTATGTTGCTGTTGCTAACCGTGTAGAAGAAATGCTCCGTTTCTATCCAGATAGCCGTGCAACAAATGAAGCGTTACCATTATTACAACAATCTTTTGAAGCGATGGGTATTCAAGATTCTGCACAGAAAGTCGCAGCAATGATTGAAGCGAATAAAAATAAAGAATTTCCAGAAGCGACTAAACCTGCTTATGGTGAGCAGTTCTAA
- the rluD gene encoding 23S rRNA pseudouridine(1911/1915/1917) synthase RluD: MTQQITLQTEVTSDLLGARLDQALAQLFPDYSRSRIKVWIENDQVSVNGKIVNKAREKVFGGELIEIQAEVEEEVRFEPQDIPLNIVYEDDDILVINKPVDLVVHPGAGNPDGTVLNALLHHYPQIAEVPRAGIVHRLDKDTTGLMVVAKTIPAQTHLVTALQKREITREYEAVASGIMTQGGKVDEPMARHPTKRTAMAVHPMGKPAVTHYRIMERFRNYTRLRLRLETGRTHQIRVHMAHIAHPLLGDQLYGGRPRPPKGATPEFLDVLRNFKRQALHATMLRLHHPITGELMEWHAPLPDDFVELIHALKADYQLHKDELDY, translated from the coding sequence ATGACTCAACAAATTACTTTACAAACTGAAGTGACTTCAGATTTATTAGGCGCAAGGTTAGACCAAGCTCTTGCGCAATTATTCCCCGACTATTCACGTTCACGTATCAAAGTCTGGATCGAAAATGATCAGGTGTCTGTGAACGGCAAAATTGTGAACAAAGCACGTGAAAAAGTCTTTGGCGGAGAATTGATTGAAATTCAGGCAGAAGTCGAAGAAGAAGTACGATTTGAACCGCAAGATATTCCGTTAAATATTGTCTATGAAGATGATGATATTTTAGTGATCAATAAACCAGTAGATTTAGTGGTTCACCCAGGGGCGGGTAATCCTGATGGCACGGTACTGAATGCGTTGTTACATCACTATCCGCAAATTGCCGAAGTGCCACGTGCAGGTATTGTGCATCGTTTAGATAAAGATACGACGGGGTTAATGGTGGTGGCTAAAACGATTCCTGCACAAACCCATTTAGTCACAGCACTACAAAAACGTGAAATTACCCGTGAATATGAAGCGGTTGCCAGTGGTATTATGACCCAAGGTGGAAAAGTGGACGAACCAATGGCTCGCCACCCGACCAAGCGTACTGCTATGGCGGTACATCCAATGGGTAAACCTGCCGTCACCCATTATCGCATTATGGAACGTTTCCGTAATTACACGCGTTTACGCTTACGTTTGGAAACGGGCAGAACCCACCAGATTCGTGTTCACATGGCGCATATCGCCCACCCATTGTTAGGCGATCAACTTTATGGCGGTCGCCCACGCCCACCGAAAGGCGCAACACCAGAGTTTTTGGACGTATTGCGTAATTTCAAACGCCAAGCGCTACACGCGACTATGTTGCGTTTACATCATCCGATTACCGGTGAATTAATGGAATGGCATGCGCCGTTACCGGATGATTTTGTTGAATTAATCCATGCGCTCAAAGCAGACTATCAGTTACATAAAGACGAGTTGGATTACTAA